The Drosophila yakuba strain Tai18E2 chromosome X, Prin_Dyak_Tai18E2_2.1, whole genome shotgun sequence DNA segment CTCGTGCTGTGTTCCacgcattttccatttccgttcGTTCACCTTGTTCTTTTCAGTAGTTGTGGGGGGTTTTGAGTTGAGTAGATGGGGagtggggaatggggaatggggggaGGTAAATGGAATGGAAACGCCGATAGTTCGATGACTTTGCCGCTGGCTTATCGATGACGCTGGTGATTTATTGATCGAGATGAGTTTATCGATGGAGCAAAAATGGCGAACTAAAACTTAATTGCTCAACTAAATTACAGTAATTTGTCTCATTCCATAATGTGCGAAAGAGAGCGAGCATGAATTTATCGTACTCTGTGCGCTTTGTCTTCCGCCCTATCTCGTCTATAAACCCCCCGAACCTCACCTCCCCACCCCTTAATTTCAACTTTGTAGAtataaagttttatttcatttcgtttcgttacgatttttgctattattatttgttcgTGTCTCACTGTCACTGTATCTGTGAGATACCCCTGTTGTaacagtgtgtgtgtgtgtgagagtgtgtgcatgaatgttattttttagtttcgacttgttttcttttgtgtaattttattttcgtatgtgcctgtgtgtgtgtatcaAGTTCATAACTTTTGTACGGCGGCTACGACAGTAagaattgttttgttgttgctgctgttgtttttgttgaaatCCACACAATAAATATATGCTTTTACGTATGTTTGTACGCAGGGGGCAAGGAGTATGTTTGTATCAGTGTGCCATTGTGTTGCCAtaactgtgtgtgtgcctgttttttttttttatttttcacatttattttctaGTTTGCTCGCTCAGTGTTTTGTTAACTcttatttagttttctttgCGTCTTAAACGTCGTTGCCTGTGTATCATACGTcaatgtgtgtatatataagtATGTTTTTTTCGTACACATATTTTTCGTTTATACCCCATTATtaataaatagttttcttGTTCTGCTCTGCATTCCCATTTCAGTTTACCAAACGTCGTCGGTACAATCGCAACGTTTCTTTTCCACGTTTCGGATTCTCCGTGCGTTAGCTCTCCATTCCGTACGTTCCGCGCGCTTCTTTCTCGCGTGAGAGAGTGCCACTTGTTGCCGGTACTCTTTATCAATCCATCAATCCATCGATACCGGGACTTGGTAACTGATTGATCTGGTCCACCTACTGGCGGAGATTTGCGGTACGACGACGCTTAGTGGAAACAGAAGGACCCCGAACCATTGGAAGGCATGCAGTTGATGGCCAGCGGTTACTCCTGTTActcctgcagcagctccatctccttcgattccagttccagttccctCCGTTCCACACTCTCGCGATGGAGAGCGAACAGCAGGAGGTTGTGGGCGGAAGTGCGCCACTGTGTCGCATCTGCATCACCacccaccagcagcagaacaACACCACCACAGCCGCAGCCAACCTGCCAATGATACCCATCTTCGGCGAGGATGCGCTCTGGCAGAAGATTACCACGCTGGCCAACGTCAAGGTGAGTGTCAATCGCAGAATAGGGGAaatgaaatgggaaatgaaatGGGGGCTGACAGTAAAAAGGGGAGCAATCCAAACACCAAGAAATCCGAACGGAAGAGCAAGCCAAGCAGGTGACGAAGAAAAAGCGGGTGAACCGAAGGTCAAGAATTGCAGACTTCCCATACAGTGGTCACATGCAAAGTAATACTGTACTGTAGAGCTATAAAGTATTGCAACGTATTATAAAGTAGTTAGGACCAGGTCTAGAAACCTACATAAGCAGGTTTACCTGAAGTAATTCAGTTTGTAGAACATGCCATATAGGTTTCCATTTACATAGACCTCTTATCATCTTCAGATGGTAAACTTTTTGATAAGAAATGTTTTAGGGCCGCTTTTATAATGGCTGATCAAAATAAACTAGCACGTGGAGTGGCCtaatattcataaaaatgttCATTCCACAATgggaaacatttttatataatttatcaagcatttttttttatttcaatgaATGTTCTAATGTGCTAGCTAGCGACCACTGTAgttattgatttaaatgttTTGCTGTGAATagcttgttttcttttctatcCCATTGATTCTGGAGAGCTTTTCGAGCTGTTTGCCTATAAAATCGATCCTAATTTGTATTCCATACATACCATGCCATCACCGAGGGCTTGGAATACATCAAAATTTGAAACACATGCAATGGCAGGAAGCAAATTGTGTTTGGTCTTAttccattttgccattttaccATTTTGCCCAAGGTATTTGCACATGCATAGTTGAGCTGAAAGATGTTTTTAGGGTATCTGTATTTAGTTTTAACGAGGTGTGTCGACTATTCGAGCCCACTGTTTGTGTGTAATCCAAGATTGTTGTTGTGTTCTTCTTCGTGGAatactaaaactaaaaaaagcaaacacatgAAAGTTATtcacaccaacaccaacagcaacagccactCGGcgtatttattattcatattaATTTTCATACACATTCGCCCGTacgtacgtacatatgtacataatataTCTTATATCTTATATCCGAGCCACataagtgtgtgtgtaatttGGAATCAGTTTTCATTGCTTTGTCTTGTTGCTCCACTCCTCTTTGGCCATTTATTCTGTTTGATGTTTATTTGTTCCATGGAatggtttcggtttcggctTCGGCTTtggttagtttattttattcatattGTGTCTTGTGTATTGTGTATACAATTTTTTCCAACGagcatttcatattttttccgTTTGCCGTTCGTTCGATGGAATTTCTTGTGGGTCTTGTCTTCGCATTTTGTATttcttcatttcatttcgtatCTTTTCGTTTCTCTACTCTGTCTTGTCTTGtcttttgtaaaataatttaccGTTTGAAATTGCTGTTTAGAAGTGTTTGCTTTGCTTGTATGTTTGAATGTTTGTATGTGCTTGGCTTAATTCCATACATTTTTCCTTTACTTAACTTTACAATCTTGGCTCTCTTGACTCTCTTTCGCCAGCTCCTCCTAATCTCTGTCGCTCTCGTACACGAAGAGATACAAATAGTATGatagaaaatatgtatatggcACTACGTATACTATGTATtgctataaaatatataatatagctATAATTTTACACGTGCCAATTATCTAGATTTCATTCaggtacaaaaaaaacattattcaTGTCTAAAGCTATCAACATTGTATTGAGCAGCGATGGGACTTGAATTCGGTCCTTGAAAATGTTATGTAATAATGGAGTCAGTACTTTTCGCTCTGTGTATTCGCTCTTTgcccattttccactttatgTTCGGCTTAGACGTTCGTTGGCCCCTCGATTCTGGGCCGGTAAGGGGAAAGGTAAGGGGTAAAGTGAGGGGCGGCACGTGAATGTGAATGGGGTGGCTCTGTGTGTTTTTCCTCGCCTGTTTCTCGCCTGTATGTGGTATGTCTTCGGCCCCTTATTCGCATTTGGTGCTTTTACAATTCATGTGcatatttcaatttgattttctcCTTATGTGTTTTTCCTCAACCGTTGAAATGCTGCAATTTTCTGGTTTATTTGTGCAATTTTCCCACTTGAGTAGATTATGTTGCCAATTCAAGGAATTTTATGTTGTCATTTGGCATTTGTGAGGTCTGTTTGCAATCTGGCAACGCCTGGGAGTACCGTTGTCCTtcaattttcatatattttacaaGTTTATTTTAGCTAcagatttattattaaatcaaataaaaagtgTTGCCTAAATAATGCTTGGCAATTTCACTAATGTAGTAGGTAATCATATGTATTATGATCAAATTTGAAAATCTGTCATTTCCGTTTGTATTTATGAGTAATCACTTAATCAAAGCGAGCTTTGTAAATCGATAATCTGTATTTTTCCGTCACTCTGGCTGTTTTGATGGCTGTTACATTTGGCAGAGGTAAAACTTGCATATAAAACCTATTTttacattgttttttttttaccctCTAGATTAGTAAAAACGACACCCTACCGCAACAGGTGTGCGTTGGATGTGCTAAGACGGCCATATCGGCGTGCGTGTTCAAGAAGAAGTGCGAGGAGGCGGACAGTTTTTATCGCCAGCAACTGAGGCTCCAGAAGATCGAGGGCGCGGATCCGCTGGAGGCGAGTGCTGCTGCCGACCAGACCAAGAGCAGCGgctgcagcagtggcagcgggagcagcagtGCCAGCGGAAGCGGCAGCAGttccaccagcagcagttcATCATCCgatgatgaggacgaggacaaTGACCAGGAGCAGGATAACGACAATGATGTCGCAGTTAGCGAAGCACAAAAACGCCTCCAAAATGGCCATGGACAGTCCATTAATGGTCATCGCGGGGATGAGGCTGATCAGATCCACGATGAGATTGATGACCACCACGAACCAGGACGTGATGCCGGTCCAGAAGACGAACTACTCAGAAACGGCCTAGAGTTGACGGCAAACCACGAGGATGACAATGATgtggaggaaatcaatccCTTAAATCAGCACCATAACGATGATGGCGAGATAACCGGCCATGGCGGTCATCCCAAGGAGCCCTTCGACTTCAATTCCATTCGTCTGATGCAGGAGTATATGCAACATCAGATGAACAAGTTTCCCAATGGCTCCGCCACCGGTCCGCCCGGTCAGGATATGGAGCTCGATCTCGACCAGCAGCACCACGATGgcgacgatgatgaggatgaggaaaTGTCGCTGCCGCTTATACCCGAAATTGAATTGATCACGCCGGGGGATGAAGCTTCAGCGGATCCGTCGAATCCAAATGATTTGGTCAACGGAGTCGGCGTTGGCGTGGTTCAGGGATTGCAGGAGCCTGGTTTCCAATGCCCTCATTGCTATCAGATCTTTGAGATGAAACAGATCCTCAAAGCGCACATGCAGAGCGTCCATGGAGCACCGGGTCCGGTGTATGAATGCAGCAATTGCCGCAAGACCTACTTCTACAAGCGTTTTCTGGAGAAACACATACGACGCGGTCGTTGTGTCAAGAAGCGTCGTAACCAAACGTGAGTGTAATCGAATAGATTGGTATATTGAATTATCTATTGTATTTATTGGTTTTTCAGTCGACCGATGCAGTGCTCGGATTGTCATGTCCTCTTCCCTACAGGCCATCATCTGGGTTGGCATAAGCGCACCGGTTGTCCTTCGAAGGCGGCCAAAATGTAAGTGATTTATCGGAAAAAAACATTATATGTGAGACAAACTATCTGGTTCTTCGTTTTAACAGGCCACTGCAACAGCTTTTCAAGCAAAACATTGTGCAGTTTAATAATTTCCCCAAGCGAGTTGCCGCCGGAGGAGCACGCAAGCCCACGGCTCCCGATCTGCACATAAACAATCGCAAGTAAGTTATAGATATTGCATTTAACTTTAAGAACCTTACTGATTATTTGATTGATCTTTAAGACTTGGGCTGGCCAACAAGAGAAAGGGACGCACTCGCATCAAGTTGGATGCAAAGAAGATTGCCCTGGCCAAGCAGTTGATATTGCGAGAGGCCACCACAACGGTGATCGCCAACGAGCTGAACATCTCGCGCACCTTTGCCTGGCGCTTGCGTAAAAGTCTGGTGAATGGAGTCAGTTTGCATGAGCGCGTCGTGGATCCAtcgcaggaggagcagcacctgcaacaactgcaacaacagcagcagcaccaacaccaTCATCAGCAAATACAGctgcagcatcaacagcaggaggatcagcagcaggcagcagtTGCTGCGGCGGCACAAGCGGAACGTGAACGAGAACACCATCATTTGAGTCTTCCCTATAGTCACCTCGGCTTGGGCCTTATCAAAGAAGAACGACAGGACAGCGAGGATGAggagcatcagcagcaacagcagcatcaccaTCCTTCACATCATCAACTGGGCCTAGTGGATGAGTGCGGAGCAGACGAGATCGGAGCTGAGGAAACAGCGGGATATATGGGTGATGAGGATGCCGTTTGTGGATTGCTCCACAATGGCTACGATCCTGATCCCGATTCCGATCACATTGATCACGATCCCTTCGAGGGCACCGAAAACAATGAACACCAATCGAATGGTGGACGACCCGGATCTGCTTCGCCCGCGCCGCCAATACCGCCGCCAACGCTGGGAAGTTCTGGgatgccagtgccagtgcaaGTACATGCTGCCGCGCGGCCCGACGTGGAGGTCTATAAACGTCTGCTGGCCGAGTCACAGCACTTTCCCCACATCGTCAACGCCCAgcagttgcagatgcagcaacagcaacgcgAGCGGGAAAGGGAGCACCGAGATCGCGGGCgagagcaactgcagcaacagaaGGCCCACAACGGTGGAATGCCGATGTTAACTCGTTATCCGACCTCCGTCATGTAAGACTACATTTTCCATAAACCATAAATCATACATTCAAAATCATAAATGCCGTTCAagattatttaaatgcttatgaaatcgattttatttaatctatcataaatgtataaatagtCTTATCACtcagtcataaatattttagctttAATAATATGATTAGCGACCGTTCCTATCaaattttatagtttatttctgGTTGCTCATTTAGACAGTTTTTTTTAGCCCAAACTCGAAAACCCGAAAATTCGATTTAATATTCCCAACTTGAAATGGTATACCTCGATAAGTTTTTAATATCATCTAACAAGTAATTAGCCTTGGTACTCAGCTACATAAAAGTcagtttataaaaaatatgtgatAGCAAGAgataagatatatatttacaattcAAAATAGGCTCAAAATCTAATCGTAATCGTGTTCCATATTCAATAGGCACGCCCTGCCCGTCAACCTGTCCCTGCGTTCCATGCCCCACATGAACAGCAACGAGAGGTGAGTTTCAAGCGAGTGCTTAAGTCAGTAAACACATCCATTAATTTCTTAATCTTCCTTCGCAGCAAtggcagctccagcagcaacactgCAGCTCCAGTGCCCGTTTTAGGCTCATCTGCAGCCTCGGCGACTGTTACGCCAACCGGCAAGAAGCCCCGCAAGCCGAACGTCTTTATCGATGACGAGAAGTATGCCATGGCCAAGTTGCTGGTGGCCCAGAACTCCTCCACCATGGAGATAGCCAGGGCACTCAATGTTTCGCAAATGACGGCCTGGAAAGTGCGCGATGCCATTCTAAAGGGAGTGCCGCTCTCCTATCGCAACAAGCGTTCCGATGGCAGGCATTCGGATGAGTTCAGCgtcaaggagcagcagcagcatcaacagcagcaacagcatcagcagcagcatcagcagcagcatcagcagcagcatcaacaggagcaacagcaacgccAGCAGGAGATGCAAcgtcagcagcaacagcaaatggAACTAATCAAGCAGCAACGCCAGCAACAGGAGCTGCTActtcaacagcagcagcagcaacagcaacaacatcagcagcaacagcaactgcgCCACCATACACCAGCGGACACATCACACtatcagcaacaacagcagacGACACCAAAGCTGCTGCATCCTCGCCGCCGTCTAAAGGCCGCGGAACGTGAGCTGCGCGACAAAGAGATCACACGCGAAATACTCGAGCTGATCAAAGAGGACAGCAACATTCAGTACTGGAAGGTGTCGGCCCGCCTGGCCGAGAAGGGCATCAATATATCGCCCTCGTCCGTCTGCCAGAAGCTCAAGTCGATGGGCATCCATAGGCGCTGGAAGCCGGGCGACAAGCCACCCATGCTGGCCATCAGCCAGCTGAAAGCGGCCACAGTGGCGGCTGCCGCAGCGGCAGCTGGCTTAGCCGGCGTCGGCGGTGTCGTTGGTGGCAGTGCTGGACTGGGTGGCAGTAGTTTTGGCCTGGCCGACGACAGCTTCGATCAGCAGCAGTTTGACATGGGCGGGCCGCACTTTCTCAGTGCCTTCACCCGCTAGTAGATCGACCAGAAGTCCTCCCCAGACCTAGAATTATATATTAGACTCATTGGAGTGGTTCAAAATCGTACGTCAGCATATAAACTAGAGGGCAAATTAGGTAAAACATTTTGGTTTggaaatttttgatttaggaCTTCATTTCACACTTACAAAGAAGATATACAAGCCGGAGTAAAGATGGTTGATAGGATCAAATTCTAGTAGATACTGAT contains these protein-coding regions:
- the LOC6524062 gene encoding uncharacterized protein LOC6524062, coding for MESEQQEVVGGSAPLCRICITTHQQQNNTTTAAANLPMIPIFGEDALWQKITTLANVKISKNDTLPQQVCVGCAKTAISACVFKKKCEEADSFYRQQLRLQKIEGADPLEASAAADQTKSSGCSSGSGSSSASGSGSSSTSSSSSSDDEDEDNDQEQDNDNDVAVSEAQKRLQNGHGQSINGHRGDEADQIHDEIDDHHEPGRDAGPEDELLRNGLELTANHEDDNDVEEINPLNQHHNDDGEITGHGGHPKEPFDFNSIRLMQEYMQHQMNKFPNGSATGPPGQDMELDLDQQHHDGDDDEDEEMSLPLIPEIELITPGDEASADPSNPNDLVNGVGVGVVQGLQEPGFQCPHCYQIFEMKQILKAHMQSVHGAPGPVYECSNCRKTYFYKRFLEKHIRRGRCVKKRRNQTRPMQCSDCHVLFPTGHHLGWHKRTGCPSKAAKMPLQQLFKQNIVQFNNFPKRVAAGGARKPTAPDLHINNRKLGLANKRKGRTRIKLDAKKIALAKQLILREATTTVIANELNISRTFAWRLRKSLVNGVSLHERVVDPSQEEQHLQQLQQQQQHQHHHQQIQLQHQQQEDQQQAAVAAAAQAEREREHHHLSLPYSHLGLGLIKEERQDSEDEEHQQQQQHHHPSHHQLGLVDECGADEIGAEETAGYMGDEDAVCGLLHNGYDPDPDSDHIDHDPFEGTENNEHQSNGGRPGSASPAPPIPPPTLGSSGMPVPVQVHAAARPDVEVYKRLLAESQHFPHIVNAQQLQMQQQQREREREHRDRGREQLQQQKAHNGGMPMLTRYPTSVMHALPVNLSLRSMPHMNSNESNGSSSSNTAAPVPVLGSSAASATVTPTGKKPRKPNVFIDDEKYAMAKLLVAQNSSTMEIARALNVSQMTAWKVRDAILKGVPLSYRNKRSDGRHSDEFSVKEQQQHQQQQQHQQQHQQQHQQQHQQEQQQRQQEMQRQQQQQMELIKQQRQQQELLLQQQQQQQQQHQQQQQLRHHTPADTSHYQQQQQTTPKLLHPRRRLKAAERELRDKEITREILELIKEDSNIQYWKVSARLAEKGINISPSSVCQKLKSMGIHRRWKPGDKPPMLAISQLKAATVAAAAAAAGLAGVGGVVGGSAGLGGSSFGLADDSFDQQQFDMGGPHFLSAFTR